A window of the Flavobacterium sangjuense genome harbors these coding sequences:
- a CDS encoding response regulator: MKAEHKVKLFLVDDDAVFLKSLEIQFMEHTNFDVETFSTGELCIQNLAKKPDVIVLDYHLDGVVKNAINGMQTLDIIKDTNGGIPVIMLSSQDKIEVAVSCMHHKAFDYVVKSETAFIRLQKVISNIFKYQKMEKELSWYMDRM, translated from the coding sequence ATGAAAGCTGAACATAAAGTAAAACTCTTCCTGGTCGATGATGATGCCGTTTTCTTAAAATCATTGGAGATACAATTTATGGAACATACCAATTTTGATGTAGAAACCTTTTCAACCGGAGAATTGTGCATTCAAAATTTAGCCAAAAAGCCCGATGTCATTGTATTGGATTACCATCTGGATGGAGTAGTAAAAAATGCTATAAACGGAATGCAAACTTTAGATATAATCAAAGATACCAATGGCGGCATTCCTGTAATCATGCTATCGAGTCAAGATAAGATTGAAGTGGCGGTAAGTTGCATGCATCACAAAGCATTTGATTATGTTGTGAAAAGTGAAACCGCTTTTATTCGTTTGCAAAAGGTAATTTCCAACATCTTTAAATACCAAAAAATGGAAAAAGAACTCAGTTGGTATATGGACCGCATGTAA
- a CDS encoding ferritin family protein, with protein sequence MKNRASNFLTRTSHDQVKSMADKKKHFATKALCEEAMNELKKIYWHEKQLLVVVPILMRSATTFELVESLTLLSDYTGEHINLLESKFPEINKIPKIKKAYKAVTYENIV encoded by the coding sequence ATGAAGAACAGAGCAAGCAATTTTCTGACCAGAACTTCCCATGACCAGGTTAAAAGTATGGCCGATAAGAAGAAACATTTCGCTACTAAAGCTTTGTGTGAAGAGGCTATGAATGAATTAAAAAAAATCTATTGGCATGAAAAACAACTTTTGGTTGTCGTTCCAATCTTAATGAGAAGTGCTACCACATTTGAATTAGTAGAATCGCTTACCTTACTTTCAGACTATACAGGAGAACATATTAATTTACTGGAAAGCAAATTTCCGGAGATTAATAAAATCCCAAAGATAAAAAAAGCATACAAAGCCGTCACTTATGAAAATATAGTGTGA
- a CDS encoding OmpA family protein codes for MKKLLLLCICLASTLTTKAQTEDKKWNVGLHGGIIQYNGDLGRDWYKTDKTMYGFAGLSVSRYLWKYIDISALYTRGTLGYDSGVTGFKSDYSSASINLRLNLIGPEFAVRPYVFGGWGGILFDRQLNFHKPKIDTTFPVVGGGINFRLSPVVSLNLQETFVFTNNDRRDGIVNGKKDDYLMHMAGLTFNFGSKKDADNDGVSDSKDKCPDTPAGVSVDKKGCPLDRDGDGVYDYLDSCPDVAGNALMNGCPDRDNDGVTDAEDRCPDTRGTVALKGCPDADNDGVADLDDKCPNSTPGSKVDAVGCALDNDKDGVNNDEDRCPDTYGPVSLKGCPDTDGDGIADIDDRCPNAKGTAENKGCPEIAKKDVVRITYIGSKIFFENNSDKLKVASLVLLDELVAILNKYDAANLTIDGHTDSNGSDEFNMVLSQKRTNSVRAYLISKGVSDSHLTSTGFGETKPIADNKTSLGRSKNRRVELKIAY; via the coding sequence ATGAAAAAATTACTACTCTTATGTATATGCCTGGCATCTACACTTACAACAAAAGCGCAAACCGAAGACAAGAAATGGAACGTTGGTCTTCATGGCGGAATCATTCAATACAATGGAGATTTAGGCAGAGATTGGTACAAAACTGATAAAACCATGTATGGCTTTGCCGGTCTAAGTGTGTCAAGATATTTATGGAAATATATAGATATAAGCGCTCTATATACTCGTGGAACGCTAGGATACGACAGCGGTGTTACCGGATTTAAAAGTGATTACAGTTCAGCTTCCATTAATTTAAGATTAAACCTTATTGGACCAGAATTTGCCGTTAGACCTTATGTATTTGGTGGTTGGGGTGGTATTCTTTTTGACAGACAACTTAACTTTCATAAACCAAAAATCGACACTACTTTTCCTGTAGTCGGTGGAGGTATTAATTTCAGATTATCTCCTGTAGTTTCACTTAACCTTCAGGAAACATTTGTATTTACCAATAACGATAGACGAGACGGAATCGTAAATGGAAAAAAAGACGATTACTTGATGCACATGGCCGGATTGACATTCAATTTTGGAAGCAAAAAAGACGCTGATAATGATGGCGTTTCTGATAGTAAAGACAAATGTCCGGATACTCCGGCTGGTGTTTCCGTTGATAAAAAAGGATGTCCATTAGACCGTGATGGTGATGGTGTATATGATTATTTAGACTCTTGTCCAGATGTCGCAGGAAATGCACTTATGAATGGTTGCCCTGATAGAGATAATGACGGAGTTACAGATGCTGAAGATCGTTGCCCGGATACCAGAGGAACAGTTGCGCTAAAAGGTTGCCCGGATGCTGATAATGATGGCGTAGCTGATTTAGATGATAAATGTCCAAACTCAACTCCGGGAAGCAAAGTTGATGCAGTCGGATGTGCTTTGGATAATGACAAAGATGGTGTCAATAACGACGAAGATCGTTGCCCTGATACTTATGGTCCGGTTAGTTTAAAAGGTTGCCCTGATACCGATGGCGATGGTATAGCCGATATTGATGATCGTTGTCCAAATGCCAAAGGAACTGCAGAAAATAAAGGTTGTCCGGAAATTGCCAAAAAAGACGTAGTAAGAATCACTTATATCGGAAGTAAAATTTTCTTCGAAAACAATAGTGATAAATTAAAAGTTGCTTCTTTAGTTTTATTAGATGAATTAGTTGCAATCCTTAACAAGTATGATGCTGCCAATCTGACAATCGATGGTCATACCGACAGCAATGGTTCGGATGAATTCAATATGGTGCTATCACAAAAACGTACCAATTCTGTTCGGGCTTATTTAATCAGTAAAGGGGTTTCTGACTCTCATTTAACATCAACCGGATTTGGAGAAACCAAACCGATTGCGGATAACAAAACTTCTTTAGGACGTTCAAAAAACCGTAGAGTGGAATTGAAAATTGCCTACTAA
- a CDS encoding MlaE family ABC transporter permease, whose translation MITALKNIFTDTGNITLFAARFFKEVFRPPFQINEFIRQCYAVGYKSLPLVTITGFIMGLVLTIQSRPTMAKFGAESWLPSMVSLSLIREIAPVITALICAGKIASGIGAELGSMKVTEQIDAMEVSAINPYKYLVVTRILATTIMIPILVIYADFVGIFGGYIGYNVHGNMSMYRYFAGVFEHLEFLDVMPATIKTFFFGFFIGLIGCYKGFNASNGTASVGIAANSAVVTASLSIFIIDMLAVQITDLFF comes from the coding sequence ATGATTACTGCCTTAAAAAATATTTTCACTGATACCGGTAACATTACCTTATTTGCTGCAAGGTTTTTTAAAGAAGTCTTTAGACCACCTTTTCAGATAAATGAATTTATAAGACAGTGTTATGCTGTGGGCTATAAATCATTACCGTTGGTAACTATAACCGGTTTTATCATGGGTTTGGTGCTCACGATACAATCGCGTCCAACGATGGCAAAGTTTGGTGCCGAATCCTGGTTGCCAAGCATGGTCTCGCTTTCATTGATACGGGAAATTGCTCCTGTAATCACTGCCTTAATCTGTGCCGGAAAAATTGCTTCAGGCATTGGTGCCGAATTAGGTTCGATGAAAGTGACCGAGCAGATTGATGCTATGGAAGTTTCGGCTATTAATCCGTATAAGTATTTGGTAGTAACCCGAATATTAGCTACTACCATAATGATTCCCATTTTGGTTATTTATGCCGATTTTGTTGGGATTTTTGGTGGATATATTGGCTATAACGTTCATGGCAATATGAGCATGTACCGCTACTTTGCCGGTGTTTTTGAACATTTGGAATTTCTCGATGTCATGCCTGCCACTATTAAAACCTTCTTCTTCGGGTTTTTCATTGGACTGATTGGCTGCTACAAAGGGTTCAATGCATCCAACGGAACTGCGAGTGTTGGTATTGCAGCCAACTCGGCAGTGGTAACCGCTTCACTTTCTATTTTTATTATTGATATGCTGGCCGTACAAATAACTGATTTATTTTTCTAA
- a CDS encoding ABC transporter ATP-binding protein, whose protein sequence is MERNSPVIAITNLHKAFGDNEVLNGVNITVNKSEDVVILGRSGTGKSVTIKCLVGLEKADQGEIKVFGIDITKLNNNDLNTIRARIGFMFQNGALYDSMSVRQNLTFTLKHHDKTISKEAIETQITEALQSVGLLEAIDKMPSELSGGMRKRIGMARTLIIKPEIILYDEPTSGLDTITAREISELMVSIQKEYKTTSLVITHDMACAKLTGNRILILKDGVIHAEGTYTELEKSKDSWVRSFFI, encoded by the coding sequence ATGGAACGAAATTCACCAGTCATAGCAATCACTAATCTACACAAAGCCTTTGGCGATAATGAAGTGCTGAATGGCGTCAATATCACCGTAAACAAAAGTGAAGATGTAGTAATCCTTGGTCGTTCAGGAACCGGAAAATCGGTGACGATTAAATGTTTAGTCGGATTGGAAAAAGCCGACCAGGGAGAAATAAAAGTCTTCGGTATCGATATCACCAAACTCAACAACAATGATCTCAATACCATCAGAGCGCGCATAGGTTTTATGTTTCAGAATGGAGCACTTTACGACTCCATGTCGGTAAGACAAAACCTGACGTTTACCTTAAAACATCACGATAAGACAATCTCAAAAGAAGCTATTGAAACCCAAATAACAGAAGCCCTTCAGAGTGTAGGTTTATTGGAAGCGATTGACAAAATGCCTTCTGAACTCTCGGGAGGTATGCGAAAGCGCATCGGTATGGCCAGAACATTAATCATCAAACCGGAAATCATATTGTATGACGAGCCTACTTCGGGACTGGATACTATAACGGCGAGAGAAATCAGTGAATTGATGGTTTCCATTCAGAAAGAATACAAAACCACTTCGCTCGTTATTACGCACGATATGGCTTGCGCCAAATTAACAGGCAATAGGATCCTGATTTTAAAAGATGGTGTCATTCATGCGGAAGGCACTTATACCGAATTGGAAAAAAGTAAAGACTCGTGGGTTAGGTCTTTTTTTATATAA
- a CDS encoding MlaD family protein encodes MIKKTGYIWKLGMFVIIGVLLFIIGIYFIGKNRNLFGETFQLKANFSTVSGLKVGNNVRFSGINIGSVKAIEFVSDTSVVVIVVIKEEVRKYIKTDAMASIGSDGLMGDKVLTISPGTKSKVIVKNNATIASTKAIEMEDIMKSVKVSVDNAQIITYELAEFTSKMNNKNSMLSKLVNDDKMGKSLDATLNNMQNATKGLNENMEAAKHNILLRGYFKKKEKEAAKKKKELEEQKLESKKK; translated from the coding sequence ATGATAAAAAAAACAGGATATATATGGAAATTAGGCATGTTTGTCATTATTGGAGTACTACTTTTTATAATTGGCATCTATTTTATTGGTAAAAACAGAAATCTATTTGGTGAAACGTTTCAGTTAAAAGCAAACTTTAGTACTGTAAGTGGATTGAAAGTAGGCAACAATGTTCGCTTTTCAGGTATCAATATCGGTTCCGTAAAAGCTATCGAATTTGTTTCCGACACCTCGGTTGTGGTAATAGTAGTCATCAAAGAGGAAGTCCGCAAATACATCAAGACCGATGCCATGGCCAGTATTGGTTCTGACGGATTGATGGGAGATAAAGTATTGACCATTTCTCCGGGGACAAAGTCAAAAGTAATCGTGAAAAACAATGCTACCATCGCCTCAACCAAAGCCATCGAAATGGAAGACATTATGAAAAGTGTAAAAGTCAGTGTAGATAATGCACAGATAATCACCTATGAACTGGCTGAATTCACATCCAAAATGAATAACAAAAACAGTATGCTTTCCAAGTTGGTAAACGACGATAAAATGGGTAAGTCACTTGATGCTACACTTAATAATATGCAAAATGCAACCAAAGGCTTAAACGAAAATATGGAGGCTGCTAAACACAACATTCTTTTACGTGGTTATTTTAAGAAAAAAGAAAAAGAAGCCGCCAAAAAGAAAAAAGAACTCGAAGAACAAAAGCTTGAAAGCAAGAAAAAATAA
- a CDS encoding DUF4382 domain-containing protein, which yields MKKIILMPFMIAFAITLNSCSSDNSSSENYPYKVRMTDDPGPYSEVNVDIRSVQVTGANGETVSLNTNAGIYNLLDFTNGADTLIASSTLHDADVSQIRLILGSNNSIVLDGVTYPLSTPSAEQSGLKLQVHQTLQADIDNSILIDFDANTSVVQTGNGTFKLKPVLRTVVAALSGNIEGSITPIGTLAMVSAVSSTGIEYGSNVDFNGDFRITGLPPGTYTVTITPVLPLLPVIQTDVVVQAGVTTDIGVVVF from the coding sequence ATGAAAAAGATAATTCTAATGCCGTTCATGATTGCCTTTGCAATTACATTAAACTCTTGTAGCAGTGATAATTCTTCTTCAGAAAATTATCCATACAAAGTTCGTATGACTGATGATCCCGGACCTTATAGTGAAGTAAATGTAGATATTCGAAGTGTTCAGGTTACCGGAGCCAATGGCGAAACTGTTTCTTTGAATACGAATGCCGGAATCTATAATTTGTTAGATTTTACTAACGGTGCCGATACACTTATTGCATCCAGCACATTACACGATGCTGATGTAAGTCAAATTAGATTGATTTTAGGATCCAACAACTCTATAGTACTTGATGGTGTAACCTATCCGCTAAGTACTCCAAGTGCCGAACAATCAGGTTTAAAACTACAAGTACATCAAACCTTACAGGCTGATATTGACAACAGTATTCTTATCGATTTTGATGCTAATACTTCAGTAGTCCAAACCGGAAACGGAACCTTTAAGCTAAAACCGGTATTGAGAACAGTAGTAGCTGCCCTTTCAGGAAACATTGAAGGAAGCATTACTCCGATTGGTACATTAGCCATGGTAAGTGCCGTTTCTTCAACTGGTATCGAATATGGCAGTAATGTAGATTTTAACGGAGATTTTAGAATCACCGGATTGCCACCAGGAACATATACGGTTACGATAACACCGGTATTGCCGTTACTTCCGGTTATACAAACAGATGTTGTAGTACAAGCTGGGGTTACTACCGATATTGGTGTGGTCGTTTTTTAG
- a CDS encoding lmo0937 family membrane protein, whose translation MNNLLYTIAVILLILWAIGYFAFSTGGLIHILLLIAVIAVILRIIQGRRL comes from the coding sequence ATGAACAATTTACTATACACTATCGCCGTAATTCTCCTCATTTTGTGGGCTATCGGATATTTTGCTTTCAGTACCGGAGGGCTTATACACATACTGCTGCTTATTGCAGTGATTGCCGTAATATTAAGAATTATACAAGGAAGAAGACTTTAA
- a CDS encoding YtxH domain-containing protein — protein sequence MKNSNVILGVLGGVAVGAIAGILFAPAKGTKTRKRIMKKGNDYTKELKNKFGELYNGINTKYENVMEDAKEFASDHQEK from the coding sequence ATGAAGAATAGCAATGTTATATTAGGTGTTTTAGGTGGCGTGGCCGTTGGAGCCATAGCCGGAATCCTTTTTGCCCCTGCAAAAGGAACTAAAACAAGAAAAAGAATTATGAAAAAAGGGAATGATTACACCAAAGAACTTAAAAACAAATTTGGTGAATTGTATAATGGCATAAATACCAAATATGAAAATGTGATGGAAGATGCCAAAGAGTTTGCTTCTGATCATCAAGAGAAGTAA
- a CDS encoding DUF4382 domain-containing protein has product MKKTLLIASIIVFGITLNSCSKDSDDSGQYAYKVRMTDAPGPYDEVNIDLQAVEVIGSNGQTITLNTTAGIYNLLDLSNGISTIIATSDLGDVKASQIRLLLGTNNTLKLNGISYPLATPSADQTGLKINVTQTLNENVENNILIDFDANTSIVETGVGTYKLKPVLRTIVATTTGSIQGTITSVGSKATVTATSASNVVYSSTVNAAGQFQISGLPAGNYTFTATPKLPALPVTQVNVTVSVGVTTNIGVINL; this is encoded by the coding sequence ATGAAAAAGACACTTTTAATTGCATCGATTATTGTTTTCGGAATTACATTAAATTCCTGTAGTAAAGATTCTGACGACTCTGGACAGTATGCGTACAAGGTACGTATGACAGATGCACCAGGACCTTATGACGAGGTGAACATTGATTTACAGGCTGTAGAAGTAATAGGAAGTAACGGACAAACTATTACCTTAAATACTACTGCAGGCATTTACAATCTTTTGGATTTATCTAATGGTATTAGCACCATCATTGCTACAAGTGATTTAGGAGATGTTAAAGCATCGCAAATCAGATTGCTATTGGGTACCAATAATACCCTTAAATTAAATGGTATTTCTTATCCGTTAGCTACCCCAAGTGCTGACCAAACGGGTTTGAAAATTAATGTAACACAAACATTAAACGAAAACGTAGAAAATAACATCTTAATTGATTTTGATGCCAACACATCAATAGTAGAAACAGGAGTTGGAACTTACAAATTGAAACCGGTCCTAAGAACTATAGTGGCTACAACCACCGGAAGTATCCAGGGAACCATCACTTCAGTGGGCTCAAAAGCTACGGTAACGGCTACTTCAGCTTCAAACGTAGTGTACTCGAGTACGGTGAATGCTGCAGGTCAGTTTCAAATTTCAGGACTTCCTGCCGGAAACTATACGTTTACTGCAACGCCTAAATTGCCGGCACTTCCGGTAACACAAGTGAATGTTACTGTATCAGTTGGTGTAACTACAAATATTGGTGTTATCAATCTATAA
- a CDS encoding YceI family protein, which translates to MTKSTWAIDPTHSEIGFKVKHMMFTNVSGKFDQFDALIENEDDAFETSKIDFTAQVNSVNTGNADRDNHLRSADFFDVDNFATLTFKSTGVQKLNEGAFQITGDLTIKDVTKSITLETEYSGQMKDPWGNTKIGLSVNGKINRKDFGLTWNAALETGGVLVGEDIKLVAEIQFVKQ; encoded by the coding sequence ATGACAAAATCAACATGGGCTATTGACCCAACACACTCAGAAATTGGCTTTAAAGTAAAACACATGATGTTTACCAATGTTTCAGGTAAATTTGATCAGTTCGATGCGCTAATTGAAAACGAAGATGATGCTTTCGAAACTTCAAAAATTGACTTTACCGCTCAGGTGAATTCTGTTAATACCGGAAATGCCGACCGTGATAATCATTTGAGAAGTGCCGATTTCTTTGATGTAGATAACTTTGCTACACTTACTTTTAAAAGTACAGGGGTACAAAAATTAAATGAAGGTGCATTCCAAATTACAGGTGACTTAACTATTAAGGATGTTACTAAAAGTATAACATTGGAAACCGAATACAGTGGACAGATGAAAGATCCATGGGGAAATACAAAAATCGGACTTTCAGTAAATGGTAAAATCAACCGTAAGGACTTTGGATTAACATGGAACGCAGCATTAGAAACTGGCGGTGTATTGGTTGGTGAAGATATTAAACTGGTTGCTGAAATTCAGTTTGTAAAACAATAA
- a CDS encoding lysophospholipid acyltransferase family protein — protein sequence MINLLLYPISLIPLRILYVISDVFAYLLYHVFKYRRKVVKANIDRSFHYLDETERLAIEKRFYKNFCDHFIETLKLLTMTEQELRQHITADYSELEKILATNQSCHVYLGHQFNWEWANAHVASAFKNTNVVVAYKPISSKSFNNLMLKIRSRFGSKMVSSMNMKKEMEAYADKQHVLVLVADQNPNKPMKSFWTSFLSQPTAFISGTELYTASHKTPLLFAEIIREERGHYKFVLTPVFDFTQQYKTGILTAIFTEKLEDTIKSHPENYLWSHKRWKHIYKNEYSKRFFDKSIMAH from the coding sequence ATGATCAACTTATTGCTTTATCCAATCTCACTGATTCCGCTGCGTATTTTATACGTCATATCGGATGTGTTTGCTTATTTATTGTACCATGTTTTCAAATACCGTCGTAAGGTTGTGAAAGCCAATATCGACAGGTCGTTCCATTATCTTGATGAAACCGAACGGCTGGCTATTGAAAAAAGATTCTATAAGAACTTTTGCGACCACTTTATTGAAACCTTAAAGTTATTGACGATGACCGAACAGGAGTTAAGGCAACATATTACGGCTGACTATTCTGAACTTGAAAAGATATTGGCAACCAATCAAAGTTGTCATGTATATCTTGGACACCAGTTCAATTGGGAATGGGCTAATGCACATGTAGCCTCGGCATTTAAAAATACGAATGTTGTTGTAGCCTATAAACCTATATCGAGTAAATCATTCAATAATTTGATGTTGAAGATAAGAAGCCGCTTTGGTTCTAAAATGGTATCATCCATGAATATGAAAAAAGAAATGGAGGCGTATGCTGATAAACAACATGTATTGGTATTGGTAGCGGATCAGAATCCGAACAAACCAATGAAGAGTTTCTGGACGTCTTTTTTATCGCAGCCAACTGCCTTTATCAGTGGCACCGAATTGTATACTGCCTCGCACAAGACGCCGCTGCTTTTTGCAGAAATAATCAGAGAGGAGCGAGGGCATTACAAGTTTGTATTGACACCTGTTTTTGATTTTACCCAACAGTACAAAACGGGAATACTTACGGCAATTTTCACAGAGAAACTGGAGGATACAATTAAGAGTCATCCTGAGAATTATCTGTGGAGCCATAAGCGATGGAAACATATTTATAAAAATGAATACAGTAAACGATTTTTTGATAAATCGATAATGGCACACTAA
- a CDS encoding efflux transporter outer membrane subunit, protein MIQYIKASVVMLAVMASFTAFAQEKQKAEVPGTYRNTTVSDTTTIADIKWKSFFEETDLVKLIDGALAKNNDLQIADKNIEIANKQFKQSKWGNVPQLNAAVNASSTRLSDNSFNGINIQQALGQHHVDDYSAGLNLSWEADIWGKIRNRKKAAQAAYLQTAEAKKALQTVIVANVSKGFYDLLMLDAQLAIAKKTLELNDSTLFAVNLQYEAGQVTLLAKEQTEAQRLIAAQLIPELEKNIQLQENGLSVLSGTFPDAKERASKLEAIIVKENLAVGVPSQLLSKRPDVKSAELALKAANARVGITKASLYPSLSITAAGGVNAFESSNWFTIPASLFGSVAGGLTAPLLNGKRLRTQYEVAKLERDQAAIQFRQTVLVAVGEVANALVKIEKQKEQFTLASQRVATLTKAVSNANLLFRSSMATYYEVNNAQGNLLQAELELAAIQKERLSSNVELYRALGGGWE, encoded by the coding sequence ATGATACAATATATAAAAGCGAGTGTAGTGATGTTGGCTGTAATGGCCAGCTTCACAGCATTTGCCCAGGAAAAGCAAAAAGCTGAGGTTCCCGGAACTTACAGAAACACAACGGTTAGCGACACCACAACTATAGCTGACATCAAATGGAAATCCTTTTTTGAGGAAACCGATTTGGTAAAACTAATCGACGGCGCCTTGGCAAAAAATAACGATTTGCAAATTGCCGATAAGAATATCGAGATTGCCAACAAGCAGTTCAAACAAAGTAAATGGGGCAACGTTCCGCAATTGAATGCTGCTGTAAATGCATCAAGTACACGGCTTTCGGATAACAGTTTTAATGGGATTAACATTCAACAAGCCTTAGGACAACACCATGTGGATGACTATTCGGCAGGATTAAATTTATCTTGGGAAGCCGATATTTGGGGTAAAATCAGAAACCGTAAAAAAGCCGCACAGGCAGCTTACCTTCAGACAGCCGAAGCGAAGAAAGCATTACAGACAGTAATTGTTGCCAACGTTTCAAAAGGTTTCTATGATTTGCTGATGCTGGATGCGCAATTGGCGATTGCCAAAAAAACACTAGAGCTGAATGACAGCACCCTTTTTGCCGTAAACCTACAGTATGAAGCAGGGCAGGTTACCTTGTTAGCCAAAGAACAAACCGAAGCACAAAGACTGATTGCAGCTCAATTGATCCCGGAATTGGAAAAAAACATCCAGCTTCAGGAAAACGGATTGAGTGTATTGTCGGGGACTTTTCCGGATGCTAAGGAAAGAGCAAGTAAGTTGGAAGCCATCATAGTAAAGGAAAACCTTGCTGTTGGAGTTCCGTCACAATTGTTAAGTAAAAGACCTGATGTGAAAAGTGCGGAGTTGGCTTTAAAAGCTGCCAATGCCCGAGTTGGAATTACCAAAGCGAGCTTGTATCCTTCATTAAGCATTACGGCTGCCGGCGGAGTTAATGCCTTTGAGTCGAGTAATTGGTTTACGATACCGGCATCACTATTTGGTTCGGTTGCCGGAGGTCTTACCGCTCCGCTATTGAATGGAAAAAGACTGCGCACCCAATACGAAGTTGCCAAACTAGAGCGTGACCAGGCAGCGATACAATTCAGACAGACTGTTTTGGTTGCGGTTGGTGAAGTGGCTAATGCTTTAGTAAAAATTGAAAAACAAAAAGAACAATTCACACTTGCCAGTCAAAGAGTAGCAACACTTACCAAAGCGGTTAGCAATGCTAATTTGCTTTTCAGAAGCAGTATGGCTACCTATTATGAGGTAAACAATGCACAGGGTAATCTTTTGCAGGCAGAATTAGAATTGGCTGCCATTCAAAAAGAAAGATTGTCATCTAATGTAGAGTTATATCGTGCGTTAGGTGGCGGATGGGAGTAA